The genome window GGATAAAATTATATGGGAAATATTTCATTATGAAGTGTCCCATGTGGGTCCGTGGCGCAGTACGGATAGCGCGTCAGCCTTCTAACGCCCTTTTTGGGTGTGAAGACAGCTGAAAGTCCTGGGTTCAAATCCCAGCGGGCCCGCCACTCTCGAAGCGAATTTAGCCTACTCCCTATTTTTCCTCTTTTTCTTTTTTTCAAAAAATTCAAGTAAAATTTTGAGGAGTTGAGATTTTGAAGATTTATAGTGATGACCCTAACCTACCGTACAAAACCACGAAATTGAAAGCTCTTTACACTAAAAGTGAAATCGATGGCTTATTCGCTAAATGGGGAGTCAAAGATGTTTTCTGGCATTGGGACCCTGAGAATAACGACGTTTTTGTCCTGTTCAAGATAATGGAGGAAATCGAAGGCATGCTATTGCAGGTTTCGGCTAAGGTTGAGGCACCCGCAATCTGGGATCACAAGACGCGGTCCAAAGCAGAGAGCGTGAACTGGGACATAAGTTTGCGTGTGATGTACTGGTTCATTAAATCGCATTTGGAGTCAGCCTACTTGTTGCAGAGTTCTAAGACAGCAGCTTTTCTGCCGTACATTGCCTCGAAAGAAGGCGCCAAAGTTCTGAAGGATATTCTCATTCCAAGGATGAATGAGATTCAGCAGCTAACTGCACTTCCCGAGAAACCTGTTAAAGTAATCGATGACGAGTAGGTGCAACTTTTGGCAAAGCTTTCTGGAAGTAAAAACATTCGCTCTCCAAAGTCTAGAGTAAAATTTGACACTAAGACAGTTCGCATGTGGGTACTCCCGTTATTGATGCGGATAGACGTTGGGGACTATCCAACCAAGGCGGGCCGCATCATCGGTTTAAGCCGTCAACATACCTGGTACTACGTGAGAAAGCTTGAGGAGTGCGGGCTTATCCGCCGTGAGAAGCGGAGCAACGTCATATTCTACGAGTTGACGTCGGAAAGTAAAAGGTTGCTCGCGTCATGTGAGGGCACAGTTTTCCCAGGTCGCCTGTATAGGTTTGACAAGTGCCAGATAGCCTACGAGATTATCGCTGATGGGCTGATGCCTGGGAACTTCAAGAAGATAGAGATGACTAACTGGACGGCTCTTCTTGGAACAGAGTTAGGCGTCAAGGTTCGCAAGACTACTCGGAGTTGGATTGTGCACGTTGAGGTTATTCGTGGCAGGAATCCCATCGAAGTTACAAATTTAGCTATGAACCTGGCTAATCGTGTTCGTGACGCTTTGGTGAGTAAGTATGGTTGTGTTTTAGGCGATGGAAAGGTTATTGCTGGAGAGATGGCAGTCGAGGACCCGGTTGCGTCTTTGTTTGGTCGCTATTTTACGGTACGGACAGACAAGCGTAAGATTGATCATAGCTGGTCTGTTGGCGAGTTAGAGCATCTGCAGAAGGATGCTGTTATCGAGTATTTGCAGATGCCGGAGAAAGTGAGGAACATTGAAGGTGAAGTTGCGGCAATGCGCAGCGACATAAGCCAGTTGACCAGTTCGTTGAGGCAGCTTTTTGACGCTGAAGGTAATCGTCAGCCAAGTTCTCCTAGGAATGCTGGAGGCAAAGATGGCTATGTCGCTTAGAGTTTACTGCGAGCA of Candidatus Bathyarchaeota archaeon contains these proteins:
- a CDS encoding winged helix-turn-helix domain-containing protein; its protein translation is MAKLSGSKNIRSPKSRVKFDTKTVRMWVLPLLMRIDVGDYPTKAGRIIGLSRQHTWYYVRKLEECGLIRREKRSNVIFYELTSESKRLLASCEGTVFPGRLYRFDKCQIAYEIIADGLMPGNFKKIEMTNWTALLGTELGVKVRKTTRSWIVHVEVIRGRNPIEVTNLAMNLANRVRDALVSKYGCVLGDGKVIAGEMAVEDPVASLFGRYFTVRTDKRKIDHSWSVGELEHLQKDAVIEYLQMPEKVRNIEGEVAAMRSDISQLTSSLRQLFDAEGNRQPSSPRNAGGKDGYVA